The proteins below come from a single Stomoxys calcitrans chromosome 1, idStoCalc2.1, whole genome shotgun sequence genomic window:
- the LOC106093646 gene encoding fibrillin-1, which translates to MARFLLYLAAAALFGACAAVYEDCEVPPPIKNANIQIKSEEDVIRAIYICQSGFELQGPQELVCDLDTDEWNSDPPSCVRTAASNDVDDSGTEASKQKQQQKQNIPEDRMVSPALATTLDMSCVQAKVKAPEIRHGIVEKYERRRKGDKVFLVALYACNDNFDFEDPDITTLYCSNRAWVGDLPNCMALSEYSDEEEDGNYEYEEVEEEEEEDVGGEEVDEEEEVERRRINYVAPPPPPAPPSQPPTQTQGEDFQELSNEIEPVAAQRHDQEMVRKVEVNEAERVANSNDVNNAVEEETTPDPYTPRVLDNNCGSDNGGCDQKCERVMFPGENQPRIQCSCGEGFSLDPYDYSTCHDINECELPEVMQECQNGCENTPGSYRCVTPGNILEESVEVNVEQQPEAEVERTSPPTLQCEPGFRALNGECVDVDECAEGTSGCQMCVNTEGSYECTCPTGYDLAEDERNCVDVDECTIVSEEEEYGAAYKICSHYCENTQGSFRCYCPPLMHLTEDGRTCAADTCADLENPALNKTRCSHKCGDLSSGGFQCSCPEGHVLADAYTCVQSLSGCQRNNGAAICAPGTCEEAQNEFGFRCNCPFGYRDEGNRCVDIDECSEGEHSCSHQCENSEGGYQCQCPDGFFLPDGEQHNCVDINECEVQKEICGILQCVNYPGTFNCLCADGAEPNADGICSSAEQTDACYENRCSHECMPVGESFRCVCPNGLVLDESQLNCVESDLCAINKNGCDHICNGNGECTCEEGFVLDANGKSCQDIDECQVNNGGCHQLCTNVAGGFKCSCHAGFEFLNGPLQDYCFDIDECALNLHNCQPEMTCENLNGSFTCLCPKGYALGISLNIIPLPPIASNEVVEQIHDHLRYNTTTTANTDTYSFPSPLPSSSSSSSSSSESLSLQSCLDIDECSIENGGCTHFCMNLPGYYECSCPPGYLLSSADNRTCLLVDLCLRDNGGCSHACHSANGLVECSCPQGYHLNADGQQCLDDNECGLSNGGCEHVCANTMGSYSCSCHQGFMLSSNGHACLDIDECLIDGYANCSFICVNLLGSYACACEAGFELAGDEKTCLDIDECAVGKHDCSHDCINVDGSYRCSCPHGYYLGESQSACVDFDECNSGDHGCSHDCYNTMGSYLCACPEGFKLAQDEKTCLSSMCFENNGGCSHSCDGEQGCTCPPGMILDLDGKTCVDVNECSVNNGGCAFKCHNLPGSFECLCHDGSKPLNAGDPCPIICPAGFTFGRQDPSQCEDIDECSLPGVCQYQCRNTNGSYECLCPKGYRLENGRDCADIDECALDNGGCMGGECINHNGGFECRCPVGQRLAADRKTCQVFQEMRDHCQPLEAPTNGAIHCTKYRHKKKRFYNTRCKVWCNPGFELLGPSHRHCNASGQWDNHENQCLPMTCPQMSLPQHGIITPASCTFGKTSVGEQCHLKCHAGYVPVGAAETVCTSQKQWSYNGTFDCLPMASAAVEPRLGVSNGLTPMGLPTVPTSSYPMMPGSGKGVPTTAFNARPLPDFGYKGKPYGGGMGAGGGMGAGNGMGAGSGMGVGVQRPFIKCPRNTTVFLAPNERTTHIILQKPITNLDYRYIESSPAWTKDLQAHLGAGTYVVVFRGHDPMTGRKARCKTVIHVRHADGPTVDFCTPSFEVTMGENQMYRSVAWEEPRFSSKYSPLKKVYKSRLPGELFGLGVHTVFYEATNDDGLSAKCEFKIYVNVPGSPPSLGPQMISNNIDSGGHMTAVTKSPGYRPVPGPVFSAPILTPPPMPRPNLISAPLLAGHESFIVCPGREPVKVTSAQSIELPPNCILKNVRINPFRQFMSQRTMPRLWTMYGNF; encoded by the exons CTTGTGCGGCAGTTTATGAAGACTGCGAGGTTCCCCCGCCAATCAAAAATGCCAATATTCAAATCAAGAGTGAGGAGGATGTTATTCGAGCCATCTATATATGCCAAAGTGGTTTCGAGTTACAAGGCCCTCAAGAGCTAGTCTGTGATTTGGATACTGACGAATGGAATAGTGATCCTCCAAGCTGTGTAAGAACGGCGGCTTCAAATGATGTGGACGATTCTGGGACGGAGgcttcaaaacaaaagcaacaacaaaagcaaaataTACCCGAAGATCGAATGGTATCGCCAGCATTGGCCACTACCCTAGACATGAGCTGTGTTCAGGCCAAAGTTAAGGCACCAGAGATTCGTCATGGTATAGTTGAGAAATATGAAAGGCGCCGCAagggagacaaggtgtttctgGTGGCCTTGTACGCTTGCAATGATAACTTTGATTTTGAAGATCCAGATATCACCACCCTATACTGCAGCAATCGTGCCTGGGTAGGGGATTTACCCAATTGCATGGCCTTAAGTGAATACAGCGATGAGGAAGAGGATG GAAATTACGAATACGAAGAAgttgaggaagaagaagaagaggatgTTGGAGGTGAAGAAGTGGACGAGGAAGAAGAAGTTGAACGCAGACGCATCAATTATGTTGCCCCTCCTCCTCCACCAGCACCTCCTTCTCAGCCACCCACCCAAACTCAGGGTGAAGATTTCCAAGAGTTAAGCAACGAAATTGAACCAGTCGCTGCTCAAAGACATGATCAAGAAATGGTGCGAAAAGTCGAAGTAAACGAGGCCGAAAGAGTTGCCAACTCGAATGATGTCAATAATGCTGTGGAGGAGGAAACAACCCCAGATCCTTATACACCACGCGTTTTGGATAACAACTGTGGCAGTGACAACGGTGGATGTGATCAGAAATGTGAACGCGTTATGTTTCCAGGAGAGAATCAGCCACGCATACAATGCTCTTGTGGTGAAGGTTTCAGCTTGGATCCTTATGACTACTCAACATGTCATG ATATCAACGAATGCGAATTGCCCGAAGTGATGCAAGAATGCCAAAATGGCTGTGAAAATACCCCCGGTTCCTATCGCTGTGTAACACCGGGCAATATACTCGAGGAATCTGTGGAAGTGAATGTGGAACAGCAACCTGAAGCTGAGGTCGAAAGAACTTCTCCACCAACTTTGCAATGCGAACCTGGCTTTAGAGCCCTTAACGGCGAGTGCGTCGATGTGGACGAATGTGCCGAGGGCACAAGTGGTTGTCAGATGTGTGTTAACACTGAGGGCAGCTATGAGTGCACCTGCCCCACTGGCTACGATTTGGCTGAGGACGAAAGGAACTGCGTAGATGTGGATGAGTGCACCATAGTGTCCGAAGAGGAGGAGTATGGAGCTGCCTATAAAATATGCTCCCATTATTGTGAGAATACTCAGGGTTCATTCCGCTGCTATTGCCCTCCTCTGATGCATTTAACCGAAGATGGTCGCACCTGCGCTGCTGATACGTGTGCCGATTTGGAGAATCCTGCCTTGAATAAGACGCGCTGTTCGCACAAATGTGGCGATTTGTCAAGCGGAGGTTTTCAGTGCTCCTGCCCCGAGGGCCATGTCTTGGCCGATGCCTATACCTGTGTGCAAAGCCTCAGTGGTTGTCAGCGCAATAATGGAGCTGCCATTTGTGCTCCCGGTACTTGCGAGGAGGCTCAGAATGAATTTGGTTTTCGTTGCAACTGTCCCTTTGGTTATAGGGACGAGGGCAATCGTTGTGTGGATATAGACGAATGTTCGGAGGGAGAGCATAGTTGCTCTCATCAGTGTGAAAATTCAGAGGGAGGCTATCAATGTCAATGTCCCGACGGCTTTTTCCTACCCGATGGTGAGCAACACAATTGTGTGGATATCAATGAGTGTGAGGTGCAAAAGGAGATTTGTGGCATTCTACAGTGTGTCAACTATCCGGGAACCTTCAATTGCCTATGTGCCGATGGCGCTGAGCCCAATGCCGATGGCATTTGCTCTTCGGCGGAGCAAACTGATGCCTGCTATGAAAATCGTTGCTCCCATGAATGTATGCCTGTGGGAGAGAGCTTCCGTTGCGTATGTCCCAATGGGTTGGTCTTGGATGAGTCCCAATTGAATTGTGTGGAGTCCGACTTGTGTGCCATCAATAAGAACGGCTGCGATCACATTTGCAATGGCAATGGGGAGTGCACTTGCGAAGAGGGCTTCGTGCTGGATGCCAATGGCAAGTCTTGCCAGGACATCGATGAATGCCAGGTGAACAATGGCGGTTGCCATCAATTGTGTACCAATGTAGCAGGTGGGTTCAAGTGTTCATGTCATGCAGGCTTTGAGTTCCTCAATGGTCCTCTGCAGGACTATTGCTTCGACATTGATGAGTGTGCTCTCAACTTGCACAATTGTCAGCCGGAGATGACGTGCGAGAATCTCAATGGATCATTTACATGTCTGTGTCCCAAGGGTTATGCCCTGGGCATATCACTCAATATCATACCATTGCCGCCCATTGCCTCCAATGAGGTAGTCGAACAAATTCATGATCATCTGAGGTATaataccaccaccaccgccaacACAGACACATACTCATTTCCATCGCCATtgccatcgtcatcatcatcatcatcatcctcttcGGAGTCATTGAGTCTGCAATCGTGCCTCGACATTGATGAGTGCTCCATAGAGAATGGAGGCTGCACCCATTTTTGCATGAATCTGCCGGGTTACTACGAATGCTCATGTCCCCCCGGATATCTGCTGTCTTCGGCTGATAATCGCACCTGCTTGCTGGTCGATCTTTGTCTGCGGGACAATGGCGGTTGTTCTCATGCCTGCCACTCGGCCAATGGCCTGGTGGAGTGTTCTTGTCCCCAAGGCTATCATCTGAATGCCGATGGCCAACAATGTCTGGACGACAATGAGTGCGGCCTCTCGAATGGCGGCTGCGAGCATGTGTGCGCGAACACCATGGGCAGTTATTCATGTTCATGTCACCAGGGTTTCATGCTTTCATCCAATGGTCATGCTTGCTTGGACATCGATGAGTGTCTCATCGATGGTTATGCGAATTGTAGTTTCATCTGTGTCAATCTTTTAGGTTCCTATGCCTGCGCCTGTGAGGCAGGCTTCGAACTGGCCGGCGATGAGAAGACCTGTCTGGATATCGACGAATGTGCAGTGGGTAAACATGATTGCTCCCATGACTGCATCAATGTGGATGGCAGCTACAGATGCTCCTGTCCCCATGGTTATTATTTGGGTGAAAGTCAATCGGCTTGTGTGGACTTTGATGAGTGCAATTCGGGAGACCATGGCTGCAGCCATGATTGTTACAACACCATGGGATCCTATTTGTGTGCCTGCCCGGAAGGCTTTAAACTGGCCCAAGATGAAAAGACTTGCCTCAGTTCTATGTGCTTTGAGAACAATGGTGGCTGCTCGCACTCCTGCGATGGCGAGCAGGGTTGCACCTGTCCCCCGGGTATGATTTTGGATCTGGATGGTAAGACTTGTGTGGATGTCAATGAGTGTTCGGTCAACAATGGAGGCTGTGCCTTCAAATGCCACAACCTGCCCGGTTCCTTTGAGTGTTTGTGCCATGATGGCTCCAAGCCTTTAAACGCTGGCGACCCCTGTCCCATTATTTGCCCAGCTGGTTTTACTTTTGGTCGCCAGGATCCCAGCCAGTGTGAGGATATCGATGAATGCTCCCTCCCGGGTGTATGTCAATACCAATGTCGCAACACCAATGGTTCCTACGAATGTTTGTGCCCCAAGGGCTATCGCCTGGAGAATGGCCGCGATTGTGCCGACATTGATGAATGTGCCCTAGATAATGGCGGCTGTATGGGTGGTGAGTGCATTAATCACAACGGCGGCTTCGAGTGTCGTTGCCCTGTGGGTCAGCGTCTTGCAGCCGACAGAAAAACCTGCCAGGTATTCCAGGAAATGCGTGACCATTGCCAGCCCTTGGAGGCTCCCACCAATGGAGCCATACACTGCACTAAATATCGCCACAAGAAGAAGCGTTTCTATAATACCCGCTGCAAGGTGTGGTGCAATCCCGGCTTTGAACTTCTGGGACCCTCTCATCGCCATTGCAATGCCTCCGGCCAATGGGACAATCATGAAAATCAGTGTCTGC CAATGACATGTCCCCAAATGAGTTTGCCCCAACATGGTATCATCACACCCGCCTCTTGTACCTTTGGCAAAACGAGTGTGGGTGAGCAATGCCATCTCAAGTGCCATGCTGGCTATGTGCCAGTTGGAGCAGCCGAGACTGTCTGCACATCTCAAAAGCAATGGTCGTATAATGGCACATTTGATTGCCTGCCAATGGCGTCAGCTGCCGTTGAGCCGCGTTTGGGTGTATCAAATGGTTTAACACCTATGGGACTGCCAACAGTACCCACCTCCTCCTACCCGATGATGCCAGGCAGTGGCAAAGGTGTGCCTACAACAGCCTTTAATGCACGTCCTTTGCCTGATTTTGGTTACAAAGGCAAACCATATGGTGGTGGCATGGGTGCAGGTGGTGGCATGGGTGCTGGTAATGGCATGGGTGCTGGTAGTGGCATGGGTGTTGGTGTACAACGGCCTTTTATCAAATGTCCTCGCAATACCACGGTGTTTCTGGCACCCAACGAGCGCACCACACACATCATCCTGCAGAAGCCCATTACAAATTTGGATTATCGCTACATTGAATCATCGCCAGCCTGGACTAAGGATTTGCAGGCACATTTGGGTGCAGGCACCTATGTTGTGGTATTCCGTGGTCATGATCCCATGACGGGCAGAAAGGCCCGTTGTAAGACTGTCATTCATGTGCGACACGCCGATGGACCCACAGTCGATTTTTGTACGCCCTCGTTCGAGGTAACCATGGGAGAGAATCAAATGTATCGTTCAGTGGCCTGGGAGGAACCCCGATTCAGCAGCAAATATAGCCCCCTTAAAAAGGTCTACAAATCCAGG CTGCCGGGAGAACTTTTTGGTTTGGGTGTTCATACCGTCTTCTATGAGGCCACCAATGACGATGGACTTTCGGCCAAATGTGAATTCAAAATCTATGTAAATG TTCCAGGCTCTCCTCCTTCCCTTGGCCCTcaaatgatttccaacaacatcGATAGTGGTGGTCATATGACTGCTGTTACCAAATCACCCGGCTATCGCCCAGTTCCAGGTCCGGTGTTTAGCGCCCCTATCTTAACACCTCCTCCCATGCCCAGGCCCAACCTCATCAGCGCCCCTCTATTGGCAGGCCACGAGTCCTTTATAGTTTGTCCTGGACGAGAGCCCGTCAAGGTGACCAGTGCCCAATCT ATTGAGTTGCCACCGAATTGTATACTCAAGAATGTTCGCATTAATCCCTTCCGTCAATTTATGTCACAGCGTACCATGCCCAGATTATGGACCATGTATGGCAATTTTTAG